Proteins encoded in a region of the Zea mays cultivar B73 chromosome 4, Zm-B73-REFERENCE-NAM-5.0, whole genome shotgun sequence genome:
- the LOC103654274 gene encoding uncharacterized protein, with amino-acid sequence MDEPFENVNGQTEELPSELPCSIKRPKFSVAELLEDLQGRSGSYVETTSLSHQHTRAKHWKPKFLSSEKKTIAILGDRSIDSEDPLEHVIDGTSSEEEDATQNHLSLVNKDENQQTMADLFQEVFNPTNMDGAMKSMRSTGAGNYGRMQQIMQMEKDWHVEFLRQYSREHSYSGGALGSSWYNLMK; translated from the exons ATGGATGAACCATTTGAAAATGTCAATGGACAAACTGAAGAACTGCCATCAGAGCTCCCCTGCTCGATCAAGAGACCAAAATTTTCAGTTGCAGAACTTCTAGAAGACCTACAGGGTAGAAGTGGTTCTTATGTTGAGACAACATCTTTG TCACACCAACACACCAGAGCTAAACATTGGAAGCCAAAGTTCCTTTCTTCCGAGAAGAAAACAATAGCTATTCTAGGAGACAGGAGTATTGATAGTGAGGACCCCTTAGAGCATGTAATTGACGGAACATCTAGCGAGGAGGAA GATGCTACTCAAAACCACTTGAGTTTGGTGAACAAAGATGAGAACCAGCAAACTATGGCTGACCTATTTCAAGAAGTTTTTAATCCAACAAACATGGATGGTGCCATGAAATCAATGAGATCAACAGG AGCTGGTAACTATGGAAGAATGCAACAGATTATGCAGATGGAGAAAGATTGGCATGTGGAATTCTTGAGACAGTATAGCAGAGAGCACAGTTATTCAGGTGGTGCTCTTGGTAGCAGTTGGTATAACTTAATGAAATGA